The sequence below is a genomic window from Ipomoea triloba cultivar NCNSP0323 chromosome 2, ASM357664v1.
AGGAAGTTGTTCGCGATCCCAATGTTGCAAGTATAGCCCACCTTCTAGTTTCCGTTTTCGTCTCGTATCAGACCTCCCGCACTCGCAAGATGAGATCGAGATTTCAAAGCACCATCTGAATTAAGCTTGATGAATCCCATCGCCGGAGGGGACCATACAACCCAAATGTGACTCGCTGCCTGGAGACCGACTCTTTTTGCTAGTAGACAGCGCCCCTCGCACGACTCCATGAGACTACGGCTGAGGATATCCCTGGGGGTTGTGACGTTGTTATCAAACACCAATCTGTTTCTTGCCTTCCACAAGTTCCAAAGGATGTAGGGGAAAATCAGAGCCCAGCTGATGTCGTTGCCATCCGTATGTTGAGAAGAGCAGGCCGCCTCCATCCAGCGTTGCATGTGGAGGTAGTTGAGTcgtttaaaacatttttattaatgtCTCGTTGAGTCGTTTACGATTCATATATAGAGTCGATTTAAGTGAGAACATTATCATCTCTAATAAGAAGTGCAAATGAATGTTAGTTAATTATTGATATGAGAGCTCTAATGATTGGAAAACATTATCTCATGTAAAATGTGCATATGAATGCTTGTCATCGATTTGGGAGATCTAATGCTTAGATGGGAGGGGACAAGGAGAAAATGGCGatgacatttttaaattttataaactttagaTGTGCACaagaaaaaaatttgtgtgttatcattttttatttttatttccagCTATTGTATCGTCTAAGATGGACATTTGTGATTTGTCTGtgcgtgtgcgtgtgtgtgtgtaggggTTGAATCAAATTAGAACATGGTCATTATGTAAAAAGTGAGGATTGATCTCAATTTATCTATGAATGTTCATCAAGTGTTGAAGGTTTTAGTATAAACAAAACACggagtcaattttataattattgtaaatttttaaaagcgtgactcattttataattattgtaaacttgaaagtttaataATGGTAAGATCATGACCTTTAATTTCTCAATATGGATGGCGTGGATGCGTCCACAATTTTTAAAGGGAGACGCGTTCTCACCTAAACCCTCCCCTATATATATGGGTGTGCTTTTGTGAGAACTACTCCTATCAGGGAACTAGCTAGGAATCAATCAGAGTTGCGCATATGAGAAAATAACGAATCTGAAGCAATTAAAATATGCgataatatttttgtaaataactcaaattttaaaatgtatttaacAACACTATAATATGTACTTTCACGAAACTACAAAGTGTTTCTgttaataaatatagaaaacTAAAATACTAGAAAATTAATCGCAATGTTAAACCTTATATATGAAACCCTAAACAATAAAAAGTAACCCCTTCACCAAACTATTAAAAAACcccatatataaattataaaaagtgAATAACAATTAACAAGTATTTTGTACTTTCACATAATTGGGTGCACTTTATAATGAGTTCTACTATATGTACTTCCAAATTCTACtccatcacttttactttatGATGTGGCAAACAAAGATTTTATCATATGGGTCCCAAAAAAGTATCGACATAAAAAATTTGTGAGATGAAGTAGAAGTTGGGAATAAGAAGTCAtgagagtacatgtagtatTTTCCCTTTATAATGTTTTTGGatgtattttataatattgttaGGTGCAttctaaatataatatttaaactcTAAATAAACttctaaatcaaatttaaaaaataaaaaaaattaaattaaaccatTAACTTTAAAATGTGAACACTTTCAGTGTACCTTCGTGCActtaaagtttgagttatttattaaaaagtcACAACATTTTTACCTTATCTATCTGATCTCCTTATTTAAAATCATTAGATCTTTCTTAGGTAAACAACTCTTATTGGTTCCTAAATGTCTCTATGACGACAAGTTCTTATAGACTATATAGTTTGAACTCGAATTCAATTTGAGCTAATCGAACCAAGCACGATCCGGATTTGAGCCTAAACTTTTAATTCAATTGAGCTCGAACTCGAACTTGAATCAATTTAGATTTAAATTGAGCTTGACTTGTTTGCACTTTTACATTGATAACACCGAACATTATATTCACcagtttttaaaaagtttttaaaaagtgtgattgagaaattaaataaattcacTGAATAGAAAAATGACAGTCAAAGccaaaaagattaaataagAGTAACCATCAATTTATCATGGATAATGCTAATAAACGTAAACAAAATTCTGCATGCAAATTCATATTCGCTAACGAGGCATCAGTTAATTAAGTAATGATAAGAactaataaatatacaaaaataaaattgtgaaatcACGTCAAATTGTGAAGGTTTAATTAACTGGAATTTGGCGGTGAGTAGAAGAATCAACCCTTGTAGGAGGAGTAAGGCCTTTGTCATATTGATGTTCTTCATTATTTTTAGGAATCTTATCACCCTcttcttcattatttttatgaatCTTATCATCCTTCTTCCTTAAATAACAGAACCTTATCCATGTGTAAACTTCACACCCCACAAAAATGGATACCAAAACCGCAATCACTACGGCATAACCCGATCTCCACGCCTTCTCTTGTTGTCTTAATACACTTATCCCTTTGAATATATTATAAGCAATCACCACCAGCAATGAGTACCCCAGAAAATGATGGTACTTGTTCCAGTGCCTCCGATATTCGTCCTTCTTAGCTGGCTTCAGTCGTAAGGCTAGCATCTACATATACATTCAAACGTTACCATTATATGTTTTACGctatcaaaaattatattaataatgtgccttcagtatattaaaataaaaatatttttcaaattgaatgtaaaattattctagaagtaaacaaataaaagcttcaaaataaaaataaaaaaataaaaaaattacaattgttGTTGGCCTTGTCGAGTGACTACCCCTTAATCATATTAGTTTTTTGACTATAGGGTAGTCAGTTAGTTGGCAGGGCCAACAACTATCATACTTAGAattcagaattttttttaacttatagGTTAAATATTAattccacacacacacatatatatatactccattCTGTCACATTTTATCTatcatacttactatttattggttaaatcaactatttctttttttgtttattttatttagtacgtattatattttacttatttttaaatttgattttttgtgtttaatagtgtttttaatttattttctaaatatataaattttgtatactaatattaaacttaatattattaaaaattaaattaaaaataatttttttcaatcagACCACATAAAATTGGACGGATAGAGTATTATATGATGGAGTTGAGAGGGtatatagaaattaaattacTTGTAGGGTGGCGaaagtgaagatgaagatagCTGTGATTCGGTGAGTTCGAAAGGTGTAATAGTGGGAAACATGGCCGAGCCAGAGTCCAAGGCCCCACCCCACCACGCCCATACTATATCCAATTATCTGACACCCCACATGAAAGGAGAACCAGTGTCTCGCATCAAATGGAAATGCTTTGAAATACCTCGCCCCAATCACACCCGCCGGCAAGAATGTTCCCCAACCAACAATGTTAAATATCCCATGCGCCTAATAAaacaatataacaataataatgtctCAATTCgcataataattaatcaattgcGGTAATCAAaatctagctagctagctgccaatgatcttgtggtctaaTAACATCCTGTTGCACCCTATGTGGAAGGGGTGGGAGCCTCAGTCCTGCTGTCATTTTGTGTTtcggtaggttgagaaagtaatttatgaacatatatattacattataacatagttaataacattaaaaaaaaaaaaaaaaactagctaaATAGCTTACCAATCTCATCTGTTGGCGTTTCTCCATGACAAAGCTGGATACCTTGCCAGTGTTCAAGTCAAAAGCCTCGGCACTGTCGAAGTTCCTGAGACTCGTGTGGTGCATCTTGGGCTCCGCCCCGTCCGCCACATCCCCGGTTTGCCAAACGTGGTTCAGCCTCGAATCATTGTAAATCACGGGAAGGTCTATGGAGGCTTGGATGGTGTAATACCCAATCTTTACAAGGGACCCGCATTCGAACTTAGTCACGTCTAGGTCGATGTCGGAAGGGAGAAGCGGGGTGCAGCCCAGCTTAACACTGGCCGTGACATTATATTTATCGCACAGCGGCGCTGACCCATTGGCTGACTTGATGAGTATGATGGCTCTGGTGCCCACCATTTGCGGCTCCGGGCCGGGGTTCAGCCCCCACGCTAGCCACCCGGTCTCACCGTCCACGCGGGCTCCGATTAAAACTTCGAGCTGTCTTGTCCCGTTGCCGCCGCCGTCGGTGTAGTTCCAGCCGAATTCAGCTCCGCTGGCTAGCTTCTTGCACCTTCCCAGCTTTCTGGTCTTGACTACACTGTAGAAGGCCTGGCTACAATCAGCGGCCGAACTAATTGTGAATAAAGCAAAGACGATGATAAAGGTTAGGATGCAGTGATAATAAGACGAAAACATTCTGCGAACCATGGGCTAGCTTGATAATGATAGGTGTTTCAGTGTTTGTGtttagtaatataatataatttctttggCTCCCAAGTGTCTGTGGCCTGGGGTTCTTATGGCAATGGAGGATCACGTTTTTCTCGACAGTGACAGTGACATGACTAATGGAGTTTAAAGGAAGTAATGAATATGTTCGTGTTCTCTTTGTCCCTGTTTTTTGGGTAATCGTCTCTTTAATCGAAATGTTCTTGTGGAGTTCAAAGGAAGTAATGAATATTTTCAGGGTTTTTGAAAGAAATGATCCCAAATGGATGAGAAGAGACCAAAATATGATGCTTTTTTAAAGTTGTATAAAATTCCCAAATGAGTTTTTCAAAActtcaaattgatttttttttttttgctaaaatatTCTTATATAAATACGTTTCTCAGTCATGGCCGTTTATACTAGAAAGACATCTCTCACATGCGTTTCTCCTATTTTAGcgaaaaaaatcattttgaatttttacaaAACTCATTTGCTACTTGAGTTTCTAGCAAGAAACTTAAGTCCTTTCCCTATATTGTACAACTTTGAAAGTGTCATATTTTAGTCACTTCTTCTCCATTTTGGatcattttctcattttcccatatGCTCATGTTCTCTCTGTCCTGTTTGTGGGTAATAATCTCATGCACAAATTCTTATTTGATCCAATATATATAGGTTTATAAATATGAGGTCCTTTGGTGCAAAGACGAATAGATTGATACTGTTGCTCccaacctgtgacctctcacttgggagggccac
It includes:
- the LOC116010687 gene encoding cytochrome b561 and DOMON domain-containing protein At2g04850-like isoform X2, encoding MVRRMFSSYYHCILTFIIVFALFTISSAADCSQAFYSVVKTRKLGRCKKLASGAEFGWNYTDGGGNGTRQLEVLIGARVDGETGWLAWGLNPGPEPQMVGTRAIILIKSANGSAPLCDKYNVTASVKLGCTPLLPSDIDLDVTKFECGSLVKIGYYTIQASIDLPVIYNDSRLNHVWQTGDVADGAEPKMHHTSLRNFDSAEAFDLNTGKVSSFVMEKRQQMRLMLALRLKPAKKDEYRRHWNKYHHFLGYSLLVVIAYNIFKGISVLRQQEKAWRSGYAVVIAVLVSIFVGCEVYTWIRFCYLRKKDDKIHKNNEEEGDKIPKNNEEHQYDKGLTPPTRVDSSTHRQIPVN
- the LOC116010687 gene encoding cytochrome b561 and DOMON domain-containing protein At2g04850-like isoform X1 codes for the protein MVRRMFSSYYHCILTFIIVFALFTISSAADCSQAFYSVVKTRKLGRCKKLASGAEFGWNYTDGGGNGTRQLEVLIGARVDGETGWLAWGLNPGPEPQMVGTRAIILIKSANGSAPLCDKYNVTASVKLGCTPLLPSDIDLDVTKFECGSLVKIGYYTIQASIDLPVIYNDSRLNHVWQTGDVADGAEPKMHHTSLRNFDSAEAFDLNTGKVSSFVMEKRQQMRLAHGIFNIVGWGTFLPAGVIGARYFKAFPFDARHWFSFHVGCQIIGYSMGVVGWGLGLWLGHVSHYYTFRTHRITAIFIFTFATLQMLALRLKPAKKDEYRRHWNKYHHFLGYSLLVVIAYNIFKGISVLRQQEKAWRSGYAVVIAVLVSIFVGCEVYTWIRFCYLRKKDDKIHKNNEEEGDKIPKNNEEHQYDKGLTPPTRVDSSTHRQIPVN